TCCGAAAAATATATATTCGGAATCCTCGGAACGAGATCTTTCTAATGGTATACTCAGAGCACAATTTTGGGACAAAAAATTTTGACTGAAAATTTTATGAAACTTTAAAAGATTGGCCTGGAAGATTAACCAAGCtcttgataccacttgttaggattggaaaagtcttctattcataatcggaacagaattataataggaggagcaactctcacactcaactattacaaaaaaccaatcctaaacttaatacctatatctcactcaattgttttccttactgtttttctctcttgctcttggtgatgctacaaatgatagaagacttccctatttatagggatgaaatgaacctattgatgtcatttgtgactcaagcaagcacttgacaatttgacaaatacaaggaagatgttttcttccttaaaacaaggaatatgttttcttcctcaaaacaagggaaatgttttcttccttgttttcttccttaaaatgagggagatgtttccttcctcaaattatgggatggacccaacaattAATTATATAGAACTGACTACTGACTTTCAGTTATGACTAGATCAAACATCAGCTTTGACTAATTAGGCAGTTGACATTGCCATGCTGAATGTTCAAATATTGATTCAAGATAGCAACTTCACTGACTCTTATGAATTGCAGGGGAATAAACAACAGAACAGTGTCGCAATAGTAGCTTAGTAGATATGATGTTGGCAAGAGAAATCTGGATTTCTATTCTTTTAATCTGCACAACGATTGCCAAAGCCCAAAACATTACTCAGTGTGCTTCTTCTTGTGGTGCTGTTCATGAGATCAGCTTTCCTTTTAGATTGAAAGCAGATCCCCTGAATTGTGGAGATTCCAGGTTTGAGCTTGATTGCCAGAACAATCGTACTGTCATAAGTTTGAACCCGAGAAGATATTACGTGCTAGAAATCAACTATCATGTATTCTTGATCAGAGCAATTGACCCTGGTTTGAAGCATCAGACGAGGAACTGTACTTCTTTTCCTGATTACTTTGACACATCTGTTCCTCGTACCTCAACATTTGGTAGAGCTTTAACTGCTGAATATCATTATCTGAAGTCAACTTCTGGTGCTGCTGTAATTATTGAATATCATGAGAGGAACATTCCCATAATCAATGTCAATTGTTTAGCTCCTGTAAATTCCTTGCGCTATGTGGAGACTACCTACTGTGGTTCACAACACAAGACTCCTTTCCTGAATACTTCACAAAGTCATAGTTGTTTCGCCATTGGACAGGACATGTCAATTTCGGATTTGGCTGAGAAATGCAGCTGGGAAATGGTGGCCTGGGCCTCAGCACATGGTCTTTCAGGGGACAATACTTCTCTATCGGACATTCATGCAGCCTTGACATACGGGTATGAGCTATCTTGGAAGCGTGCCTTCTTGTGTAGAGAATGTGAAGGCTATTGTTTTGCGGAAGGCGGTGGCTTTATTTGCCATCGCTGCAAGGACAACTCTGGGGTGAATCTCTGCATACCTTGTAAGTCTACATTCATTTCGAGTTTCACTATGTTCAAGTGGAATCCCTTTTCAAATGTTCTATTTTACAAAATTCATCCCTGAGATTGAGAATGTGGTTCTTTGAGTCCTGATTGATGATAATAATAGCTGAAAACAACACTAGAACTCGTTGAATGCTGCAAGACCATGCTAGAATCCCAGTTTGTCCTCTCTCTGTTGGGCCTGTTGTTTTGAGTTATGATAAAATCTGTATCCCCTTAATTTCCTGGCAATTTTCCGCTCAATTTGATGCGTAACAGTTTGTTAAGTTTCCTCCTTTGTTGCCAGAATCTTAATTCCTGAGATTCAATATTTTAAGCAATCTATTTCAAGATTTAACCTCTTTATTTTACTGAAAGAATTCTTATAATTGGACAATGTGTTGGGCTCGAAATAATAGGGCGTCATGCGAAGCTAACAATTCAAACTTGAATGATTATAAATCAGACAACAACGAAAATAGACAAAAAGGGCATAATATTATAATGTGATTTGATCAAGTGACCTACATATtagaaaaactaatataaaaaagaaaacattACAACTatgagagaataatctccccctAAACGAAACTCctttaatgactacattgtggatgctttTCTGTGTTATTGTGTGAGACAAATCTTCAATATATAGAAGTCCGAAACTTTTCTTCCCAGAAAGGATTATTCAAATATGGAAGAGATATTTTCCACCAAGGAAATCTTTTCTATCaagaaaaccttttttttttttaattttttgaaataaaacagAATTATGGTAGAATCTAAATAAGGTAAGAAATTCAGGGAAACACTAACAATCTCCCCTTGGTCTGAATTTTTTGGCAAAATAATCTTGATTCTACATCTTCGTATAAGCTTCATCACTGCCGCTTGTCATTGTTAAAAGTAGGTATGGTTGAAAATTTAAGCTTTGTGCTTTAAAAGTGAGCACAGGTTGAAACTGAAGCCCATGCGTTAAAAGCGAACATGGGT
The nucleotide sequence above comes from Lycium barbarum isolate Lr01 chromosome 3, ASM1917538v2, whole genome shotgun sequence. Encoded proteins:
- the LOC132631188 gene encoding uncharacterized protein LOC132631188 encodes the protein MMLAREIWISILLICTTIAKAQNITQCASSCGAVHEISFPFRLKADPLNCGDSRFELDCQNNRTVISLNPRRYYVLEINYHVFLIRAIDPGLKHQTRNCTSFPDYFDTSVPRTSTFGRALTAEYHYLKSTSGAAVIIEYHERNIPIINVNCLAPVNSLRYVETTYCGSQHKTPFLNTSQSHSCFAIGQDMSISDLAEKCSWEMVAWASAHGLSGDNTSLSDIHAALTYGYELSWKRAFLCRECEGYCFAEGGGFICHRCKDNSGVNLCIPCKSTFISSFTMFKWNPFSNVLFYKIHP